In Limnohabitans sp. INBF002, one genomic interval encodes:
- a CDS encoding isochorismatase family protein: MLLDDQESQLVLVDYQARLMPAIFEADLVLANAMRLAQAAHWMEVPTYGTEQNPEKLGPNPVELRALCRRTLPKMSFSACADGLSEVLRPAARAPAGNARSLPKHLQKAVPQEPTRQSIVIAGCEAHVCLLQTALDLLEEEYSVWVVTDACGSRTERNRDAAFDRLAGAGAELVTTEMVLFEWLRSAEADPFKEIHALIK, translated from the coding sequence ATGTTGCTCGACGACCAAGAATCCCAACTCGTGCTGGTGGACTACCAGGCGCGCCTGATGCCCGCTATTTTTGAAGCTGATTTGGTGTTGGCCAATGCCATGCGCTTGGCCCAAGCCGCCCATTGGATGGAAGTGCCCACCTATGGCACGGAACAAAACCCAGAAAAATTGGGTCCCAATCCTGTGGAGTTGCGTGCCTTGTGCCGCCGTACCTTGCCCAAGATGAGTTTCAGCGCCTGTGCCGATGGCCTGAGCGAGGTGTTGCGACCCGCGGCGCGTGCGCCCGCTGGCAATGCCCGCAGCTTGCCCAAGCATTTGCAAAAGGCCGTGCCGCAAGAGCCTACGCGCCAAAGCATCGTGATCGCCGGCTGCGAAGCCCATGTGTGTTTGCTGCAAACCGCTTTGGATTTGCTAGAGGAAGAGTATTCGGTGTGGGTGGTGACGGACGCCTGCGGTTCACGCACCGAGCGCAACCGCGATGCGGCCTTTGACCGCTTGGCCGGTGCGGGTGCCGAACTGGTGACGACCGAGATGGTCTTATTTGAATGGCTGCGCTCAGCCGAAGCCGACCCCTTCAAAGAAATTCACGCCCTGATCAAGTAA
- a CDS encoding C40 family peptidase, with the protein MLKRILLILCCVASAHAAPSNNAADDIERYLAERGIVAQMDQMRQSVGDTASDLVVNAMTFLGVPYRRGGTNASTGFDCSGFVRSMFEQTVGKVLPRRASEQAAATEKIDKQDLKPGDLVFFNTMRQTFSHVGIYVGDNKFIHSPKPGQQVRVDDMRQAYWDRRFTGARRVAPAANGDSLSN; encoded by the coding sequence ATGTTGAAACGAATTCTCCTCATCCTCTGCTGCGTCGCCAGTGCACATGCTGCACCGTCGAACAATGCCGCAGACGACATTGAGCGCTATTTGGCCGAGCGCGGCATCGTCGCGCAGATGGACCAGATGCGCCAATCCGTCGGAGACACGGCGTCAGACTTGGTGGTCAACGCCATGACGTTCTTGGGCGTCCCCTACCGCCGAGGTGGCACCAATGCCAGCACTGGTTTTGATTGCAGCGGTTTTGTACGCTCCATGTTTGAGCAAACCGTGGGCAAAGTGCTGCCACGCCGAGCCAGCGAACAAGCCGCGGCCACTGAAAAAATCGACAAACAAGATTTGAAGCCCGGCGACTTGGTGTTCTTCAACACCATGCGCCAAACCTTCAGCCATGTGGGCATCTACGTGGGTGACAACAAGTTCATCCACTCGCCCAAGCCAGGCCAACAAGTGCGCGTGGACGACATGCGCCAAGCCTATTGGGACCGCCGCTTCACCGGCGCGCGTCGCGTGGCACCTGCGGCCAACGGCGACAGCCTCAGCAACTAA
- a CDS encoding RNA pseudouridine synthase: MNSSQSLGDRPAEGERLSKRIMQLRDCSRREAEQYIEAGFVRVDGAVVQEPSRRVTTQAVTVDAHASLLNLMSVTLILNKPAGWTDGLEPLPMKKPAPVGRAGVPTRVPKGPQNVRTLLTPEQHSKHDHSGVRFLKSHLAKLDASVPLEYEASGLVAFTQDFRVQRKLMEDMAFIEQELIVDVRGEVTPDALRPIERAMRDERLRLPDFKISVGSANPERSKLRLAVKGAHLGLAVYLCELAGLEILALRRIRLGRVSLGDLEEGAWRYLSEGERF, translated from the coding sequence ATGAATTCCAGTCAATCCTTGGGTGACCGCCCAGCCGAAGGCGAACGCCTTTCCAAACGCATCATGCAACTGCGCGACTGTTCGCGTCGCGAGGCTGAGCAATACATTGAGGCGGGTTTTGTGCGCGTTGATGGTGCGGTGGTGCAAGAGCCGTCACGTCGTGTGACCACGCAAGCCGTGACGGTAGATGCACACGCCAGTTTGCTTAACCTCATGTCGGTCACGCTGATTTTGAACAAACCTGCGGGTTGGACCGATGGCCTAGAGCCATTGCCGATGAAAAAGCCTGCGCCAGTCGGGCGCGCTGGCGTGCCAACACGCGTGCCTAAAGGTCCGCAAAACGTGCGCACTTTGCTCACCCCCGAGCAACACAGCAAGCATGACCACAGTGGCGTGCGTTTTTTGAAAAGTCATTTGGCCAAACTCGACGCCAGTGTGCCTTTGGAATATGAAGCCAGCGGCTTGGTGGCTTTCACGCAAGACTTTCGCGTGCAGCGCAAGCTGATGGAGGACATGGCCTTCATTGAACAAGAGCTCATTGTGGATGTGCGCGGCGAGGTGACGCCCGATGCGCTGCGTCCCATCGAACGCGCCATGCGCGACGAACGTTTGCGTTTGCCCGATTTCAAAATCAGCGTGGGCAGTGCCAACCCCGAGCGCAGCAAGTTGCGTTTGGCCGTGAAAGGCGCGCACCTGGGTTTGGCGGTTTACCTGTGTGAATTGGCTGGGCTGGAAATCTTGGCGCTGCGCCGCATCCGTTTAGGACGCGTGAGCTTGGGCGATTTGGAAGAGGGCGCTTGGCGCTATCTGAGCGAAGGCGAGCGTTTCTAA
- the zapE gene encoding cell division protein ZapE → MSVKQPVHQNYLKELEIRGFQSDPAQLRAIDALERCASEWAAYKEKRSNSLKKLVNRPAIPRGVYMYGGVGRGKSFLMDCFFEAVPIKRKTRLHFHEFMREVHRELRELQGTVNPLDVLGKQMSKRYKLICFDEFHVADITDAMILHRLLDAFFDNGVGFVTTSNFKPDDLYPGGMHRDRIMPAIALLNKELEIINVDNGTDYRRRTLEQVELYLRPLGEKADAAMTDAFNRLAECQDEDPVLHIEARQIKARRRAGSVVWFDFKDLCGGPRSQNDYLEIASQFHTVLLSDVPQMPVNKAAEARRFTWLVDVLYDRRVKLMLSAAVAPEELYTEGPMAHEFPRTVSRLNEMQSAEFLALERRTVDTGLT, encoded by the coding sequence ATGTCAGTCAAACAACCTGTCCATCAGAATTACCTCAAAGAACTCGAAATTCGAGGCTTCCAAAGTGACCCTGCGCAGCTGCGCGCGATTGATGCCCTGGAGCGTTGCGCCAGCGAGTGGGCTGCGTACAAAGAGAAGCGTTCGAACTCGTTGAAAAAGCTGGTGAACCGTCCCGCCATTCCGCGCGGCGTGTACATGTATGGCGGGGTGGGGCGTGGCAAAAGTTTTTTGATGGATTGCTTTTTTGAAGCGGTGCCCATCAAGCGGAAAACACGTTTGCACTTTCATGAGTTCATGCGTGAGGTGCACCGTGAGCTGCGTGAGTTGCAAGGCACAGTGAACCCACTCGATGTGTTGGGCAAACAAATGTCCAAACGCTACAAGCTGATTTGCTTTGATGAATTTCACGTGGCTGACATCACCGACGCGATGATTCTGCATCGCTTGCTCGACGCCTTCTTTGACAACGGTGTTGGCTTTGTCACCACGTCTAACTTCAAACCTGATGACTTGTACCCAGGTGGCATGCACCGCGACCGCATCATGCCTGCGATTGCGTTGTTGAACAAAGAGTTGGAAATCATCAACGTGGACAACGGCACGGACTACCGCCGTCGCACGCTAGAACAAGTCGAGCTGTATTTGCGCCCCTTGGGTGAAAAGGCTGATGCGGCGATGACCGATGCATTCAACCGCTTGGCCGAGTGCCAAGACGAAGACCCAGTGCTGCATATCGAAGCGCGTCAAATCAAAGCCCGTCGCCGAGCCGGTAGTGTGGTGTGGTTTGACTTCAAAGACTTGTGCGGTGGTCCGCGTTCGCAAAACGATTATTTGGAAATTGCCAGCCAATTTCATACCGTGTTGCTCAGCGATGTGCCGCAGATGCCGGTCAACAAGGCTGCCGAGGCCCGTCGCTTCACATGGCTGGTGGATGTGCTGTACGACCGTCGCGTCAAGCTGATGTTGTCAGCCGCTGTGGCTCCTGAAGAGTTGTACACCGAAGGCCCGATGGCGCATGAGTTCCCGCGCACGGTGTCGCGGTTGAACGAAATGCAATCGGCCGAGTTTTTGGCACTGGAGCGTCGCACGGTGGATACGGGGTTGACATGA
- the lpdA gene encoding dihydrolipoyl dehydrogenase, protein MSKQFDVVVIGGGPGGYIAAIRAAQLGFQVACIDEWKNAAGGPAPGGTCTNVGCIPSKALLQSSEHFDHANHHFAEHGISAKDVKMDVAKMIARKDNVVKQNNDGILYLFKKNKVTFFHGRGSFAGKAEGGYTINVAGKTEEAITAKQVIIATGSNARALPGTPFDEVNVLSNDGALRVGAVPKKLALIGSGVIGLEMGSVWRRLGADVTILEGLPTFLGAVDEQIAKEAKKAFDKQGLKIELGVKVGDIVNGKKGVTVNYTNAKGEAIVLDADKLIVSIGRVPNTVGLNAEAVGLQLDERGAIVVDGDCKTNLPGVWAVGDVVRGPMLAHKAEEEGVAVAERIAGQHGHVNFNTIPWVIYTSPEIAWVGRTEQQLKADGVAYKAGTFPFLANGRARALGDTTGMVKFLADATTDEILGVHMVGPQVSELISEAVVAMEFKASAEDIARICHAHPSLSEATKEAALAVDKRTLNF, encoded by the coding sequence ATGAGTAAACAATTCGACGTCGTCGTCATCGGCGGTGGCCCCGGTGGCTACATCGCAGCCATCCGCGCTGCACAACTCGGTTTCCAAGTCGCTTGTATCGACGAGTGGAAAAACGCAGCTGGTGGCCCAGCGCCCGGCGGCACGTGTACCAACGTGGGTTGCATTCCCTCCAAAGCTTTGCTGCAGTCCAGCGAACACTTTGACCATGCCAACCATCACTTCGCAGAACACGGCATTTCTGCCAAAGACGTGAAGATGGATGTGGCCAAGATGATTGCCCGCAAGGACAACGTCGTGAAGCAAAACAACGACGGCATCTTGTATCTGTTCAAGAAAAACAAGGTCACGTTCTTCCACGGCCGCGGCAGCTTTGCTGGCAAAGCTGAAGGCGGTTACACCATCAACGTGGCCGGTAAAACCGAAGAAGCCATCACGGCCAAGCAAGTCATCATCGCCACAGGCTCTAACGCCCGTGCGTTGCCTGGCACACCGTTTGACGAAGTCAACGTGTTGTCCAACGACGGTGCTTTGCGCGTCGGTGCTGTGCCTAAGAAACTGGCCTTGATCGGCTCAGGCGTGATTGGCTTGGAGATGGGTTCTGTGTGGCGTCGTCTCGGCGCTGACGTGACCATCCTCGAAGGCTTGCCTACCTTCCTCGGCGCTGTGGACGAGCAAATCGCCAAAGAAGCCAAGAAGGCGTTTGACAAGCAAGGCTTGAAGATTGAACTCGGCGTGAAAGTTGGCGACATCGTCAACGGCAAGAAGGGCGTCACCGTCAACTACACCAACGCCAAAGGCGAAGCCATTGTGTTGGACGCTGACAAGCTGATCGTGTCCATCGGTCGCGTGCCTAACACCGTCGGTTTGAACGCCGAAGCCGTGGGCTTGCAGCTCGACGAGCGCGGCGCGATTGTGGTCGACGGCGACTGCAAAACCAACCTGCCTGGCGTGTGGGCGGTGGGCGACGTGGTGCGTGGCCCCATGCTTGCGCACAAAGCCGAAGAAGAGGGCGTTGCGGTGGCCGAGCGCATTGCCGGCCAACACGGTCACGTCAATTTCAACACCATCCCTTGGGTCATCTACACCAGCCCCGAAATCGCTTGGGTGGGCCGCACTGAGCAGCAGCTCAAGGCCGACGGCGTGGCGTACAAGGCCGGCACCTTCCCGTTCCTCGCGAACGGCCGTGCCCGTGCGTTGGGCGACACCACCGGTATGGTGAAGTTCTTGGCCGATGCCACGACCGACGAAATCTTGGGCGTCCACATGGTGGGCCCACAAGTTTCCGAGTTGATTTCTGAAGCCGTGGTGGCGATGGAATTCAAGGCGTCTGCCGAAGACATCGCACGCATTTGCCATGCGCACCCGAGCTTGAGCGAAGCGACCAAAGAAGCGGCCTTGGCCGTCGACAAACGCACGTTGAACTTCTAA
- a CDS encoding propionate--CoA ligase codes for MVAYADFHRRSIEDRDAFWSEQAKLVEWETQPQQICDYSNPPFAKWFVGGKTNLCHNAVDRHLKDRADQAALIFVSTETNQEHTYSFRDLHAEVQRMAAILKDLGVTKGDRVLIYMPMIAEAAFAMLACARLGAIHSVVFGGFASHSLATRIEDASPKVIISADAGSRGGKGVPYKPLLDEAIKLSAHKPANVIMVDRQLAAFTPVAGRDVDYATERAKHMDTVVPCEWVESTHPSYTLYTSGTTGKPKGVQRDTGGYTVALASSIPHIYQGKPGGTFFCTSDIGWVVGHSYIIYGPLIGGMATIMYEGLPIRPDGGIWWSLVEKYKVNVMFSAPTAIRVLKKQDPALLTKYDLSSLQALFLAGEPLDEPTAKWISEGLNGKAIIDNYWQTETGWPILTICNGVEKAPSKFGSPGKAVYGYNVKLVDDQTGEELTGANQKGVLTIEGPLPPGNLQTIWGDDTRFVNTYWKTVPNKLVYSTFDWAVRDEDGYYFILGRTDDVINVAGHRLGTREIEESISSHPNIAEVAVVGVADQLKGQVAMAFAIAKDTSGLTDDAARKVLEAEVMKVVDSQLGAVARPSRVIFVTSLPKTRSGKLLRRAIQAVCEKRDPGDLTTIDDPTALQQIKDQIV; via the coding sequence ATGGTTGCTTATGCAGATTTTCACCGCCGTTCCATTGAGGATCGCGACGCTTTTTGGTCTGAGCAGGCCAAATTGGTGGAGTGGGAGACCCAGCCACAACAAATCTGTGATTACAGCAACCCACCGTTTGCCAAGTGGTTTGTGGGTGGCAAAACCAACCTGTGCCACAACGCGGTAGACCGTCACCTCAAGGACCGCGCTGACCAAGCGGCCTTGATCTTCGTCTCGACCGAAACCAACCAAGAGCACACCTACAGCTTCCGCGATTTGCACGCTGAAGTGCAGCGCATGGCGGCCATTTTGAAAGATCTGGGCGTTACCAAAGGCGACCGCGTCTTGATCTACATGCCCATGATTGCCGAAGCGGCGTTTGCCATGTTGGCTTGCGCGCGTTTGGGTGCCATCCACTCGGTGGTGTTCGGCGGCTTTGCGTCTCATTCCTTGGCGACCCGCATTGAAGATGCGTCGCCCAAAGTCATCATCAGCGCGGACGCGGGTTCACGCGGCGGTAAAGGCGTGCCTTACAAGCCCTTGCTCGACGAGGCGATCAAGCTGTCGGCACACAAACCTGCCAATGTCATCATGGTGGATCGCCAATTGGCGGCTTTCACGCCCGTGGCTGGTCGTGATGTGGATTACGCCACTGAGCGCGCCAAACACATGGACACCGTGGTGCCTTGCGAGTGGGTGGAGTCCACCCACCCCAGCTACACCCTGTACACCTCGGGCACCACTGGCAAGCCAAAAGGCGTGCAACGCGACACCGGTGGTTACACCGTGGCTTTGGCGTCCAGCATTCCCCACATTTACCAAGGGAAGCCTGGTGGCACTTTCTTCTGTACCAGCGACATTGGTTGGGTGGTGGGGCACAGCTACATCATTTACGGTCCATTGATTGGTGGCATGGCCACCATCATGTATGAAGGTCTGCCCATTCGCCCAGACGGCGGCATCTGGTGGAGCTTGGTTGAGAAGTACAAGGTCAACGTCATGTTCAGCGCGCCCACGGCCATCCGTGTGCTCAAAAAGCAAGATCCCGCTTTGTTGACCAAATACGACCTGTCCAGTTTGCAAGCCTTGTTCTTGGCGGGCGAGCCTTTGGACGAACCGACGGCCAAGTGGATTTCTGAAGGTTTGAACGGCAAAGCCATCATCGACAACTACTGGCAAACCGAAACTGGCTGGCCAATTTTGACCATTTGCAACGGCGTGGAAAAAGCCCCGAGCAAGTTTGGCTCACCTGGCAAAGCGGTGTATGGCTACAACGTCAAGTTGGTCGATGACCAAACCGGCGAAGAGCTCACGGGCGCTAACCAAAAAGGCGTGTTGACCATCGAAGGCCCGCTGCCTCCCGGCAACTTGCAAACCATTTGGGGTGACGACACCCGTTTCGTCAACACTTACTGGAAGACCGTGCCTAACAAACTCGTGTACAGCACCTTCGACTGGGCGGTGCGCGACGAAGACGGCTACTACTTCATTTTGGGCCGTACCGATGACGTGATCAACGTGGCCGGTCACCGCTTAGGCACCCGCGAAATCGAGGAAAGCATCTCCAGCCACCCCAACATCGCCGAAGTGGCGGTGGTCGGTGTGGCCGATCAGCTCAAAGGCCAAGTGGCCATGGCGTTTGCGATTGCCAAAGATACCTCTGGCTTGACCGACGACGCAGCCCGCAAAGTCTTGGAGGCCGAAGTCATGAAAGTGGTGGACAGCCAACTCGGTGCGGTGGCACGCCCATCCCGTGTGATTTTCGTGACATCATTGCCCAAGACACGCAGTGGCAAATTGCTGCGCCGTGCCATTCAGGCGGTGTGTGAAAAGCGCGATCCCGGTGATTTGACAACCATCGACGATCCAACCGCTTTGCAACAGATCAAAGACCAAATCGTTTGA
- the odhB gene encoding 2-oxoglutarate dehydrogenase complex dihydrolipoyllysine-residue succinyltransferase: MAIIEVKVPQLSESVAEATMLQWKKKVGESVAADEILIDIETDKVVLEVPAPAAGVLCEILVADGGTVAAEQLIARIDTDGKVGAAAPAAAAPAAAPAAAAAPAAAAAASTSKAGVAMPAAAKLMADNNLAAGSVAGTGKDGRVTKGDVLSAVAGGVQSTAAVIPTGAPTKALPQVAAPAVNLGERPEQRVPMTRLRARVAERLLQSQSTNAILTTFNEINMAPVMDMRKRMQDKFEKEHGVKLGFMSFFVKAAVHALKKFPVLNASVDGNDIVYHGYFDIGIAVGSPRGLVVPILRNADQMSFADIEKKIAEFGVKARDGKLGLEEMTGGTFSISNGGTFGSMMSTPIINPPQSAILGVHATKDRAMVENGQVVVRPMNYFAMSYDHRIIDGREAVLGLVAMKEALEDPARLLFDI, translated from the coding sequence ATGGCAATCATCGAAGTCAAAGTTCCACAGCTGTCCGAATCCGTGGCCGAAGCCACCATGCTGCAATGGAAAAAGAAAGTGGGCGAGTCTGTCGCTGCTGACGAAATCTTGATCGACATTGAGACCGACAAAGTGGTGCTTGAAGTGCCCGCACCTGCCGCTGGCGTCTTGTGCGAAATCTTGGTCGCTGATGGCGGCACCGTGGCTGCTGAGCAGCTCATTGCGCGCATCGACACCGACGGCAAAGTGGGCGCAGCTGCCCCCGCTGCAGCAGCGCCTGCCGCCGCACCAGCCGCAGCTGCTGCACCTGCAGCCGCCGCCGCTGCATCGACCAGCAAAGCTGGCGTGGCCATGCCCGCTGCAGCCAAGCTGATGGCTGACAACAACTTGGCCGCTGGCTCTGTGGCTGGTACAGGCAAAGACGGTCGCGTCACCAAAGGTGATGTGCTCAGTGCCGTTGCCGGTGGCGTGCAGTCCACAGCGGCTGTCATTCCTACAGGCGCACCGACCAAAGCATTGCCACAGGTGGCAGCACCTGCTGTCAACTTGGGCGAGCGTCCAGAGCAACGTGTGCCGATGACACGCTTGCGTGCGCGCGTGGCTGAGCGTTTGTTGCAATCGCAATCGACCAACGCCATCCTGACCACGTTCAACGAAATCAACATGGCCCCGGTCATGGACATGCGCAAGCGCATGCAAGACAAGTTCGAAAAAGAGCACGGCGTCAAGTTGGGCTTCATGAGCTTCTTCGTCAAAGCGGCAGTGCATGCTTTGAAGAAATTCCCCGTGTTGAACGCTTCTGTGGACGGCAACGACATCGTGTACCACGGCTACTTCGACATCGGTATCGCGGTGGGCTCACCACGCGGTTTGGTGGTGCCAATTTTGCGCAACGCTGACCAAATGAGCTTTGCCGACATCGAGAAGAAGATTGCCGAATTCGGCGTCAAAGCCCGTGACGGCAAGTTGGGCCTCGAAGAAATGACCGGCGGTACGTTCTCGATCTCCAACGGCGGTACCTTCGGCTCCATGATGTCGACACCGATCATCAACCCACCCCAATCTGCGATCTTGGGCGTGCACGCGACCAAAGACCGCGCCATGGTGGAAAACGGCCAAGTCGTGGTTCGTCCGATGAACTACTTCGCGATGTCGTATGACCACCGCATCATTGACGGCCGTGAAGCTGTCTTGGGTCTGGTGGCGATGAAAGAAGCGCTGGAAGATCCAGCGCGCCTCTTGTTCGACATCTAA
- a CDS encoding 2-oxoglutarate dehydrogenase E1 component gives MSETTVYQAYSGNTHLFGGNTPYVEEMYENYLANPGSVPDSWREYFDALQHVPAVDGSNAKDVPHLPVINAFAERAKAGGTKVVMASENVEMGRKRTAVQQLIAAYRNVGQRWADLDPLKRTERPNIPDLDPAFYGFSDADQETVFDTSNTFFGKNNMSLRELLNALRETYCGTLGAEFMYTSEMGEKRWWQEKLESIRSKPNFNSDKKKAILERLTAAEGLERYLHTKYVGQKRFSLEGGESFIAAMDELIQQAGLKGVQEVVIGMAHRGRLNVLVNTMRKLPADLFAEFDHTAPEDLPAGDVKYHQGFSSDVSTAGGPVHLSLAFNPSHLEIVNPVVEGSVRARMDRRADPTGSQVLPVLVHGDSAFGGQGVNQETLALAQTRGYTTGGTVHIIVNNQIGFTTSDPRDMRSSVFCTDIVKMVEAPVLHVNGDDPEAVVLATQLALEYRSTFRKDVVLDIVCFRKLGHNEQDTPALTQPLMYKKIAAHPGTRKLFADKLATQGLGDTLGDDMVKAYRAALDAGKHTDDPVLTNFKTKFTVDWSPFMGKKWTDAGETAIPMTEWKRLAEKITTIPASVTPHQLVKKVYDDRAAMGRGDIPVDWGMGEHMAFASLVASGYPVRLSGEDCGRGTFTHRHAVIHDQKREKWDTGTYVALQNVTENQAPFVVIDSILSEEAVLGFEYGYASNDPNTLVVWEAQFGDFANGAQVVIDQFIASGEVKWGRVNGLTLMLPHGYEGQGPEHSSARLERFMQLAADTNMQIVQPTTASQIFHVLRRQMVRDLRKPLIIFTPKSLLRNKDATSPVSEFTKGSFQTVIPENKALKADKVKRVLVCSGKVYYDLVKKREELGADDVAILRAEQLYPFPHKAFAAELKKYPNATELVWTQDEPQNQGAWFFVQHYIHENMLPGQKLGYSGRAASASPAVGYSHLHQEQQKSLVEGAFGKLKGFVLTK, from the coding sequence ATGAGTGAGACAACCGTCTATCAAGCCTATTCGGGCAATACCCATCTCTTCGGGGGCAACACCCCTTACGTCGAAGAGATGTACGAAAACTATCTAGCCAATCCTGGTAGCGTGCCCGATTCGTGGCGCGAGTACTTCGACGCGCTTCAGCATGTGCCCGCAGTCGATGGCTCGAACGCCAAAGACGTGCCTCACTTGCCCGTCATCAACGCCTTTGCAGAACGCGCCAAAGCTGGCGGTACCAAAGTCGTCATGGCCAGCGAAAACGTCGAAATGGGTCGCAAGCGCACCGCTGTGCAGCAACTCATCGCCGCTTACCGCAATGTGGGCCAACGCTGGGCAGACCTCGATCCACTCAAGCGCACTGAGCGTCCCAATATTCCTGACCTCGATCCCGCTTTCTACGGCTTCTCTGATGCCGACCAAGAAACCGTGTTCGACACCAGCAACACCTTCTTCGGCAAGAACAACATGTCCTTGCGCGAATTGCTCAACGCTTTGCGTGAAACCTACTGCGGCACCTTGGGCGCCGAGTTCATGTACACCTCAGAAATGGGTGAAAAGCGTTGGTGGCAAGAAAAGTTGGAAAGCATCCGCAGCAAACCCAACTTCAATTCCGACAAAAAGAAAGCCATCCTCGAGCGCTTGACCGCTGCGGAAGGCTTGGAGCGTTACCTCCACACCAAATACGTGGGTCAAAAGCGCTTCTCGCTCGAAGGCGGCGAAAGCTTCATCGCCGCGATGGACGAGCTGATCCAACAAGCGGGCCTCAAAGGCGTGCAAGAAGTGGTGATCGGTATGGCCCACCGTGGCCGTCTGAACGTGTTGGTCAACACCATGCGCAAGTTGCCTGCCGACTTGTTTGCCGAGTTCGACCACACCGCCCCTGAAGACTTGCCTGCTGGTGACGTGAAATACCACCAAGGCTTCAGCTCTGACGTGTCGACTGCTGGTGGCCCCGTCCACTTGTCTTTGGCGTTCAACCCCTCCCACTTGGAAATCGTCAACCCCGTGGTCGAAGGCTCTGTGCGCGCCCGCATGGACCGCCGCGCTGACCCAACGGGCAGCCAAGTGTTGCCCGTGTTGGTCCACGGTGACTCCGCTTTCGGCGGTCAAGGTGTGAACCAAGAAACCCTGGCCTTGGCCCAAACCCGTGGTTACACCACAGGCGGCACGGTGCACATCATCGTGAACAACCAAATTGGTTTCACCACCTCTGACCCACGCGACATGCGCTCCAGCGTGTTCTGTACCGACATCGTCAAGATGGTCGAAGCGCCTGTGTTGCACGTCAACGGTGACGATCCAGAAGCCGTCGTGTTGGCTACCCAGTTGGCGCTCGAGTACCGTTCGACCTTCCGCAAAGACGTGGTGCTTGACATCGTGTGTTTCCGTAAACTCGGCCACAACGAGCAAGACACACCAGCGCTGACTCAGCCGCTGATGTACAAAAAAATCGCCGCTCACCCTGGCACCCGCAAGCTGTTCGCCGACAAGTTGGCCACACAAGGCTTGGGCGACACATTGGGCGACGACATGGTCAAGGCCTACCGCGCCGCTTTGGATGCGGGCAAGCACACCGATGATCCTGTGTTGACCAACTTCAAGACCAAGTTCACTGTGGACTGGTCACCCTTCATGGGCAAGAAGTGGACAGACGCTGGCGAAACCGCCATCCCCATGACCGAGTGGAAGCGCTTGGCTGAAAAAATCACCACCATCCCCGCATCCGTCACGCCTCACCAGTTGGTGAAAAAGGTGTACGACGACCGCGCCGCGATGGGCCGTGGCGACATCCCCGTGGATTGGGGCATGGGCGAGCACATGGCTTTCGCATCGTTGGTGGCCAGCGGCTACCCCGTGCGTTTGTCGGGCGAAGATTGCGGCCGTGGCACGTTCACACACCGCCACGCTGTGATTCACGATCAAAAGCGTGAAAAGTGGGACACAGGCACTTATGTGGCGTTGCAAAACGTGACTGAGAACCAAGCTCCGTTTGTCGTGATCGACTCGATCTTGTCTGAAGAAGCAGTGCTCGGTTTCGAATACGGCTACGCCTCGAACGACCCCAACACCTTGGTGGTCTGGGAAGCCCAGTTCGGCGACTTCGCCAACGGCGCCCAAGTGGTGATCGACCAGTTCATTGCCTCCGGCGAAGTGAAGTGGGGCCGTGTGAACGGCTTGACCTTGATGTTGCCTCACGGCTACGAAGGCCAAGGTCCAGAGCACAGCTCGGCACGCCTCGAGCGCTTCATGCAACTCGCCGCTGACACCAACATGCAGATCGTGCAGCCCACCACGGCCAGCCAGATCTTCCACGTGTTGCGTCGTCAAATGGTGCGCGACTTGCGCAAGCCTTTGATCATCTTCACACCCAAGTCCTTGCTGCGTAACAAAGACGCGACATCGCCTGTGTCTGAGTTCACCAAAGGTTCGTTCCAAACCGTGATTCCTGAGAACAAAGCGCTCAAGGCCGACAAGGTCAAGCGCGTGTTGGTGTGCTCGGGTAAGGTTTACTACGACTTGGTCAAGAAGCGTGAAGAGTTGGGTGCTGACGACGTGGCTATCTTGCGCGCCGAACAACTCTACCCATTCCCACACAAAGCCTTCGCTGCTGAACTCAAGAAGTACCCCAACGCCACTGAGTTGGTGTGGACGCAAGACGAGCCACAAAACCAAGGCGCATGGTTCTTCGTGCAGCACTACATCCACGAAAACATGTTGCCAGGCCAAAAGCTCGGCTACTCGGGCCGTGCCGCTTCTGCGTCACCAGCCGTAGGTTACTCACACTTGCACCAAGAGCAGCAAAAGTCGCTGGTCGAAGGCGCATTCGGCAAGCTCAAAGGCTTCGTGCTGACCAAATAA